The Pseudopipra pipra isolate bDixPip1 chromosome 10, bDixPip1.hap1, whole genome shotgun sequence genome includes the window TAATGGACTCCACTCCTCTGTCCAAGTTGGCAAAGAGAAGCCACAAAGCTTCTTCTCCATCATATCTcattttccctctgctccttctcttctcccacagGGTCAACCTGCTGCAACACAGTCACCAAAAACAATGGAGTCAAACACCAAACAGCAGTTTTCAAAGCTCTGCCCAAGCTTCTGGATGCTGACATCTCTCCCTTGGACTACCAGCTGATGAGGATAACCACTTGCTAAATTAATTCTTTCTGAAACAAGGATGGGGGCCAAGAATTCCATGGGAAGGTCCCAGCTGCCCTTCTGTCACCTCAACTCCTCCTCCCCTTGCCTGTGCCACCAGGAAGGTGATAAAAGCTTGCTGGGTCCTCTGAAGTTATACAACTGAAATGACAAGTGATTACAGtgattgtagccaggtgggaaCGTTCCCTCTGGATGGGCttactgaaaaggaaaatgaaaaggtcTGCATccttgttctccctcctccttgcCTTGCTCCACAAGTATCAAGACCATTTCATGCTGGCATTGTCCTCATCCTGGCAGGTCCTCCTACACCTGAACCTGCTCATCCTCTCTCTGCATAACCTTCTCATCACTTCTCCCCTGCAGAACCGCTGTGATGGATcaagccctgctccagcttcCCAGGCCTGGCCACAGCACATTAAAACAGGATTTATGAGCTTTGAGCACAGACAAGAGTTATGCAGTCTGCACTTCTGTGTGCTGCATACCAAGTCCCCAGCTGGTTTAAATCAGATTAACTCCACTGATGTAAGACATTTAAGGCAAGAGTGTTCCATGATTTACACCAGCTAAGAAGCTGTTATATTATAACTTGGCAACTGCAGGTTTTAGATCTGGAAGTTTTTTGGGCAAGGATCCCAAGCAACAGTGAACGACAGAGCAGCTGAGTGGCAAACCCCATTTATCCTCAGTGCAATATTCATGCAGCAAGCACGTGTTCCACaaaagtccttaaaaaaaaaaataaccctggTGTTCAGTTTTCAGTGCCATTGGCCCACAAATGTGCCCTGTTCACAATCCAAAGGCTCCAAACAAATCACTAAGTCATGATAGTATGGAAATGCTTCCCTTCAAAAAATGATAAATTTGGAAAACTAAAGCCAGGCAACTTTAATGCAAaggctgctgaaaaaaaaacacagactgattaatgcaaatgcaaacaaacaCACGAGAGTTTAATATTCAGATCAGGGCCTTCATTTCTGCTGGAGGATGCTCAAGCTTCCAATCAAATCTGTCCTCCACAAAAAACCAGTGCTAATGCTATGGAGCCAGATGTGCTTGGAGAGGTGCAGAAAAAGACACATCATTCAGGGCAGGAGAAATCCACCAAGGAAAATGTAGATACTGCCTCAAAAGGAAGGCTTGGTCCTTTCTTCTCCAGCTTAGCTAAGTGGCTTCTCGAGACCAGTAGATACTGGCTTGtcagagccaggagagcagcaggagcccagtgCCATTCCCACACCACCCACAAGcctgtgagtgggcagcagagctgaagccttccctgctgcctccaaccCACTGCTGGCTGCACATGGAAAGGGCCAGGGAGCCGGGCCAGCCCCATAAATCACCAGGCACCCAGCACAGTAAATCTGACCTCCCTCGCAAGGGAAATATAAATCAGCTTTACTAGCAGCTTCTGAAACAAAAACTAAGatcataaaactgtaaaaatgcCTCTTTAAACATCCTGTGCCCTGAACAGACCACTGAAAGCCCAGTCAGGATGAGGGAGAGCAAATAGAGTCGGGTTGATGAACTGAGAAAAGGCATTTCAGACCGAGCAGCTCCTTGCTGGCAGGCAGCACGACACAGATATCTTTAGCACACAGTAAAGACAGAGCAGGGAATCGGGAGGAGTGAATTAGCCAGCGTTAATACCATCATTTGTATGCAATGTACTTCAAAGCCCTGGCAGTGCAGACAGCAccagacacacaaaaaaccacccAAGTCTGATGGAGAGTGAAGTACAGCACATTTGCTGGAGCCCACAGAGTAATGATCAGCGGGGGATGGATGGGACCCTCAGGGTCACCACTGCCCCACTGTTTAATGAGCTAGTGTGGGATGGCCGTGCCAGGAGGAGAGGGGCAAGTCCACAAAGGACAGAGGAAGTCTCATGAAGCAGTGCAGAGGTAGGAGCTACTGGGTAGAACCAAACTGGGCAGGACTCAGTGAGGGCACAGGGGAGTTATATCTGCTCACATCTCAGCAAGAGTGCACCTTAAACCCATGGTAGGAAGTCTGCAGGGAATATTATGGCTGGGCAGAGGCTCCAGAGGCCAAGGAAGCTGCTGGTGTCAGCAGTGCTAGCCATGGGAACAGCAATTTCAGCGACACACATGTGGGAATTGGCCATCACCACAGGACACCCAGAAACAACTTCGAGAAGCTGGTCACCTCCTCCTGGGGCAGGTGTACAGCCAGGCAGGATCCCGAGGTCCTTGCCACCACTGCCATGGCCCAGGCAGGACATGTGGTCAGCCCAGAAGGGGATGCTGCCATCAGTGGTGTGTCAGGCCAGTGAGGCAGCTgacaaggagagcccagggaCCAGCACTGGGAATGGACCGGCAGGCCTGGGGGAGTTCCACTGGAGGGGTTTGGAGCCCCAGGATGCAACATCCTCCTTGTGTAACCAGTCAAAGGCTAGACAGCATGCTGGTCCCAGGAGAGCCAACCGTGCGCAGCCAGGGAAGCAAAACATGGCATCAGCTGAGCCAAGCCCCTTCTGCCAgctgccttgttttcctgcagatTTATTGTTGTTCCCACAGTCAATAACAGCAGAGCAAAGGCACAATAAGGAAACTGAAGTGATCAGTGGCTGCTAATCAGCAAAGCTTTCCAAGAGCTCCCCGAAGCCCAGAGGAAAGGCTCAACAACCGCCCTGTGCCGATGCTCTGGAGCGCGCAGCCGCACCACGGGCACACAGCACCTCTTCCTGCTGGCACCCCAAGGCTGAGGGGGGCTGTAAACACACACAGGGCAGACACGCTTGCTCTTGTCTCACCTCTCCTACCCTCTCAGGGCATGAAGGCATGGCCAGCTGCCATATGGCACAGAGAACCTCCTGTCACTCATCCCAGTGGAGACCTGGACGTGGGCAGTCTTAGACTGATGGGTCCATCACTCTGCAGGAAGGAGCAGAATCCCAGGAGCCCATCCCAGAAGTTTATTGACTTTCTTTGCGTTTCAAATAGTATTGGATAACATCtctgcacagaagaaaaagggagCCTGTGTTGCTGGAGGTGGCTCAGCAGAGCCTTACCTTTGGGCATGATGCGATGCATTGCGACCGACAAGAAGAAGATGGAGTCGCTGTAGTAGGTCCCTGATCCAGCGCTGAAGTGTTTCTGCATGGCTTCAACGATGGGAAACAGCTTTTCCGTCAGCTCATTCACATCATGGACTATTACCTGGGAGAGACACCAGAAACACCactcagctgctgcctctggggactggcccagctccagcagcctttGCTCAGCCCACACCGGCACGGGGCAAGGGGGTAGGTTGTTAAAGCACAAATCGTGCTGGTGACATTGCAGCTGCACAAAGGGGCCTGGCTGCACCAGCCCCTCTATGTCCCCTTGTCACAGGAGCCACTCACgtgcagcagggaaaggagggaaggactCTTACAGCCATTTCATAACTGTAAGATGGGCAGAGACTTGAATCCACTCACACAACCATGTGTGTTCcatgttttgtggttttttcctagTCTGTTCCCACTGCCTGATGCAACCACATATCTGGTGTCCCATATGGAGTCCATCAGAAGAGGTGACAGTTTGCTCCAGGCTCTGGCATCATGACGTTTAGAGGTCAGACCACATCACTTACCCCGAGGACCAAGGCTTGCTCCCTGCTACGGAGGCAGGCTGTGACAGGGCCAGGATGCAGCCCGGATTTCCTGAACCTCAGCCCAGCATGGAGGCAATCtctgcagcacatcccaccagggctgcaggggagaagggaggatgGGCTGCAGCACACCAATGAAAACCCAAACATCAGGAGttacagcagagctgagcaacTGCTCTATGTGGATCTCAGCCCACCTGTGCTGGAGCTTTGCTGGTGCtcagccagcactgctctgccccCCTCAGCCCTGCGGGAGCCCATGCACCAGCACGGGTCCTGACACGCCTGCGCTGGATCGTGGCTATGGCCCAGAAACAGGAGCAACCCCAAATGCACCTTGTCAGCTACTGAAACTGTACAAGCTTAgaattttttttggtcaaagTCTGATGAACAGGAACTTTCATGCAGCTCGTTACACCCACAGAAAGATACAAGTCACTGAATCACACAAGATAATGAGAGGGATTTTTGGGATAATTAAGAGAGACAGGGACATGACCCCGGTGTAGATAAGGGGGAGTGCAGGAAGTGTGGAGACTCGAGGTTGTGCTGCCTTCTTCAGGCcagggaaaacaggaagagCCTCACTGGAACTGAAGGCCAGCAAGAACATAACTTTGCAGCAATACCCGAATTTTGGACAGGGTAGCCTATACCTCTTGTTTGAGGGATACCAGGACACTTCCCCAAGCTGGCCCTGCCTTCAGCAGGGAGCTCAGCCTACAATCTTTTTATGTCCCTTCCAAACTAAACCATTCCAACAACTCTACAGTTTCAATTCTTTTCCTTACTAAAACTTCATCTGCTTAAGAACAAGGGGAACATGCAGGagagagaacttttttttttttttaattaaaaatacccATAAACCAAACCAAGTGCTTCAGAGGAGAAGGCAACTCCggagcctgtgctggtgcaATGACCATCCCCTCTATGGGGTTCACAAGGGGTTGCTTTGATGCCCAGTGAGGCTGGCACAGAAGCAGTGAGCAATGTGGAGCTTCCTCCTTCCACAGCTTCTTGCAGAACACGTTACCCCAAAGTGCtctcacagcagagcagagcagagctcgCTGGGGTACTGCTCGTGGGACCCGCAGTACAGTGAACAAGGTGATGGGGCCATCCTGGCACTGGCCATGATGGCTGAGCCCACAGCAGGGTCTTGCTGGAGGACAGGCACAGCTGACTCCCCAGCCCTGTGAAGGGCACCCTAAACACCCACCCTTGGCCACTGGCCCTTGCCATCAGCAAGAGAGCCCTCACACAGGCTCTGTGGCCAGCGTGTCCCTCAgcggggcggccccgctccGGGCCCGGGGCCAAGCGCCTGCAGCAGAACGGCAGGAAAAACACAGGACAACGTGTACCAGGAAAAGTGCATTGGGAGAGCTCACCAGCAGCCACACTTGGCTTTGGATAGCACGGCATATTCCCCAAGACGCTGCAGTGGAGGAAGCTCTGTTCCCGGTAACATTACACAGCACCTCGCCCAGCCCTGCCGGCTGTGCCATCGCGGTGAGAGAGTGGCACAGCTGTGGggagcagaacagcagcaccaagtgctgctgccagcagccatCCCAGGTGACCAAACAAGCAAACCACCGTTACTCTTCACGTGCAAAGGCACTGACAGCCTGTGCATGGAGCagagcaccaccagcaccactcCACCGTGGGGACGTGCaatgctctgctcccagcccagcttgAGTGGGGCAGCTTCAGGGTCTGCCTGGATTGGAGAAgcatgaaggaaaaatacagcaCCTGTAACCACCCTTCTGCATCCAGCAAAGGCAGCCTTAAGTCTGTACAGCATGTAGGAAAGGTGGGGGGAGGGAAAGCCAAACCAATTCCAGTCACCTCCAAAGAAAGCAGAGTGCCAAGCATCACTGTACAAAAATTACGGGAGAATACTCCTGAAACTCCAGACACAGCATCATCTGCCTTCCCTCCCCTGCCAAAGACAACAGGAAAACCTGTCTTTTGCCCACTCTCTGGTTAGGTACTTCTGCAAAGCAAACTCCTCAAAGCAGCTGAATTGTCCTCCCGCAGCCACAGGTCAGGCAGCCTCTCTGGGGCCACAAGGGCTTCTCCTCTCCTCACCGCTCACTTTAGCACAGCTAGTTGATCTGCTGCTAATTTTGCACTTcgttatttatttgtgtaacaGCTTTTAGTAAATCCCTGTAGCTAAATCTGGCCATGTTTGCTGAGGACACTAAGAAAAGTTCTAGGGGTTTCCTGTGCAAGCGCAATTTTATAAACACACGTCCCACACTGATAAAAGACCCTTTCTACTGattcattaggaaaaaaccaacccgcatttcttttccttttaactttCCCTCCTTCTCATGTCAGGTATTCTCATAGCTCTCCACAAACACGGAGTGATGGCAGCCGAGTTACATTCACTCCCAGCAGGATCTGAACAGGGGACTGGGACAAGCAGCGAGCCGAGCACGCGGTTCGTATTACTTTGGCAGGGAAATGGAATCAATAAGCGATAGGAACCGCACAAGGAGGGTGAGCACACAGGCCGGAGTGGCAGAACACGGGGCGAGCCAGGGCTCTCGGTAAGCACAGTGCCCACCGCCGAGGCTGGCCCGGGATCACTGCCGGGCACTTCCCGCTGGCCGGGAAGCGGGAGAAGCTGGGAGATCACCCTGCGACCCGCGGGCGGGCCACGCTCTCTGGGACTGCGGACATAAAGCCCTGGTAAAAACCCACAGAGCCTCGGCAAGCGGGGGCCGGGAGGCCGAGGCACAGGCAGGACGGCGCTTCCCGGCCCTTCCCCTCCGCCCCGCGGCCGCACACGCGGAGCTCGGGCTCCCTCTGCCGCCGCCGCACGGCTGCGCTCCCGGCGCCACATCTGGGACACATCTGTGCATCCCTGCGGGATGGGTGACACAACGTCACGCCCGCCCACGCCCGGAGAGCCCTGCTCTGCCGGGAGGATCCTatccctgagctgctcccatcGCCGTCACCCTCCACGCTGATCCCAGACTGCTGCCGGCTGCTTCGGTCTCCAGGAGACTGAAAGTTCCTGAATCTGCCAAGGGAGAGACAAGCCGCCCACAACCTTCCCCACGGGTTAGGAACCTTCCCCGTGGGTTGGGATCCACGTCTGACTCTGGGCTTCAGTCTAACAGAGGAGCCAACTGATCTCAGCTCCACTAGAATGGGAGGGCAAGGGAAGCCCCAAAAGCAGGGCACGAATTGCTTCCTCATGAAGAATAAAAGTAAAGTTCAGAGGTTTTATCAGTCCTGCCTCAGCAGTTCCAGCTGTCCCCTGAGCACATTATCAAGCCTCATCTCTGGGCCTGATCTAGGAAAACAGCGTAAGAACCAAGAGAATGTTCTGGAGATAACAGGGGAAGCAGGGACGGAGATGGTTTACTGCTGGGGCTGAGTGTCAGGATCAATCACCTTCGACATTTTAGCAGCAGCACCAAAGGTCCAAGCCAGGAAGATATTTTCTGCTGGTAAAGAGGAGGAATGAAGTAGGCTACAGCAAGATTAAAGCAGTGCTGTCACCTGCTGGCATTCCAGAAACTGGCACAGGGATTAGGGGCAAGGCTGTATGCTTTAGAAGCAGGAACAGTCTCTGCTCTGTACTGGGAACTCCACCTAAAAGCAGAGAAGTGGACAGATCCAAAGTGTTCTGTCACTGGCTGGCCAATGGAAACCAGGATACATCAGGCTCTgccaggagagagggaagaagctGACTGAGTAGATCCCAGTGAGATGCCACCTGAGTCCTCCAGATCATGCTGCCTGCTTACACCCCAGAGATCAGTTCTGGTGCACAACCTACTCACTGAGCCATGAACTAGGGTTGCCTGCGAGTCCACAGGCATGTAGAGAGGCCCCTCCGTAACAGACACATCACTGCATACCCTCACCTCCAACTCCCAGCCCGTGTTGCCCTGGAGAAGCAAGACCAGCAAGGCTGTCCGCAAAGAAGTTTATTTCCTAGAAGGGCAGATGGCATAAGGCAGCCACACACACAGAAGGGGTGATGGCAAGGGTGATGCACACCATGGTGGTCCCAGGGGTCCTCCCACTCCAGGGGCCATAAAATCACAAACCTGAGCTGGGCTGTTGCACCACATCAGCACTGCACCATCATGGGGCAGTCAGTCCATCCTGCTGTGGCACACGGGAATCCTCCTGTGCACCCCCTCCACAGAGCTGAGCACTGCCGGCACAGGGTGGGTCACCCACCATGGGTATGCGACCTGAGTGTCAGCACTAGGAAAGGGCTTgtttaaacaaaacaagaggTGGCATTATTTACTAGGAAATATCTGAACAACATTAAGGTTACGTGTCTGCTTACATCACAGCAGAGTTCACCTAATACTAAATAACAGAAAGATGAGTTATAAAAAGTCACAGCAGGACTAGAGGACACTTCCAAGCAATCCTCTCAGAAGCAGCACCTCAGGACAGGGGGGTCAAGTTACCTGGAGTCTCTGAACTTAACACCCTTACAGTTTTCAGATACCTGTTTGATGCAAAGGAAAGTCTGACTTTGCATGGACTGCACTGGGTATGTTTTTGGGAAGCAGGACGAACATTCTCATGTGGATGCACTCCTACCCCTGCAGGCTCTCCATTCCCGTTCTCAAGAGCCACCAGCAACAGGCCAACAGCCTCTTCCGATCCTGCAGGACGCTCAGGAAGCCACTGACTCAGGAGCACACGTGGTACTTGTGTTGAAATGCTGAACCAGGACTGAACCGGGAGTTTCTTCCCGCTGGACTGCTGTTCCCAGTGTACCGCAGGAAGATCACAAAGACCACACGGGACACCCGAGCGCGCCCCCCGGAGTGGGCAGAGCCCCGCtcgcccccggcccgccccgctcGGCCCCCGCGCACCTGGTGGCGGAAGGCGGCTCCGCGCAGCAGGTCCCGCAGCAGCCCCAGGCCGATGTCCCGGCTGGCGCCGTCGGTGACGAGGTGGAGGTGCAGCGTGTCGGCGGGGCCCAGCCGGCCGTGCCGCAGCAGCGATCGCAGCGCCGCCTGCGCCTTGTCCCGGAGCGCGGGGCCGCGCTCCGCCTTGGTGAACATGAGCAGGAGGTGCAGCCCGCGGGCCCCGGCGCGGGCGGGCGCGGACGGCGTGGCCCGCAGGCGGCGGGTGGCGCTGGAGAAGGtctcgccgccgccgcccagGTAGTAGAAGGCGCAGACGGCCacggccgcggccgccgccagGGCCGCGGGCTGCGGGCACcgcgcccagccccgccgcgccgggccCCGCTGAGCCGCCATCGCGGGGGCGGCGCCGCCCCGGGacccgcccccggcccgccccgagCGGGGCGCTGGGCAGTGACAGCTTTAATGAGGCCGCCCATTCACAATGACAAACCACGCTCAAGTTTGCGATACAAGTCTACAGCCATACACAACGCGGAGTACACAGTCTGTACAGTTACAGCTTAAAAggggaagtttttttttttttttacacattttaCTGCTggaatgcttaaaaaaaccaccaagtACAGAGGAACGCGTGGATAGAGAAATAAAAGTTCATTATTTCAGACGGAGTAACCTCTCTGCTTGAGGAAGTGATGATTTCTTGGCGATTTCTGTCGAAACATGGAAAATCTGGGATCCTAACAGAAAAGTGAGtggaatttttccttctctgtcatCTCCTTCCATGggaagagaaacaagaaaataccGTATGCAGAAAGATAAAGCAAGCATATGAAAGGGAATATACCAAAGTGGTACACTCATGCTTTTCCCCAGTACTGCCTTTCCAGAGTTGTCCTGTTTTAAAACTGTGCCTCCGTGCAAGCACAACAGCAAGGCACGTTGGCTGTCAGGATGCACAGAGCAGTGGCATAAACTCTAACTTGGGAAAAAGTGTCCATGATGAATGGGCTGAGGTCGTAGTCTGCAAAACTGATTCTCAAAATACTTTGTGTATTAAAGAATCAGAATGATCAGCTCAGTCCTTTTGACACTAAAAATATCACGTCCTTGGTACTTACACATGATTTGCAGTTCTATCAAAGGGTCCTTTCATAGTCACTATGTCATTTGAGATTCTCATTTGAGAAGCAGAGGTAACATCCACACTTTAAAACAGACGGCTACAGAGAAGCACTGAAGTCCTGGAAACATCACATCAATGCCCTGCTTATTCTAGttctcacctttttttctttagtgctACAAAGCTTTTGCTCTATCCAGGAGAACTAAGAATTTGGACAACACATATGTACTGATGTCATACTGCAAAACAGGAGAAACTTCCTCTCATACGGGGATTTGCTGACAGCAGTGGGAAGGTCTGGTTGCATTTTCTAAAACTATTTCAGCTCAGTATACAAACAGGTGAAATATAAAACCCCATGGAGTGAAAAAATGCAGTATTAATACAGCATCCTTTAAAACACTAACAATTAGAAGTCACAAATGGTACAATCCAGAGCCCCTCGAAATCAGTGGAAAGACTGCCACTAATTCCAGTGATTTCCTGGATTAGGTCCTAATTGGCAAGGAGTCTGAAGCCAGCTAGGTGCTAATGAGCACCTGGAACATGTGTTCATCAGACTGCAACATGGGCTGCTTGTGAAGGTAAAGAAACACCTCTACCTTCACCCAAATTCATGGGAACAAATTCCAGCTAACATAACTCAGTGACAAATTTCTGAATTATCATACTGAATTATAAGTTTTTATGCACTGAACTGACATTAACATAAAACATGAAACCTTATGAACAGTCAAAACAATTGAGACACTAAGGGCACACCACAGACACTATTTAAACCAACATGCAATGGACGTAAGTTACACCTCTGAAATCAAGCTGCATTAGAATATATGTTGAGCTCCTCAACATTTGTCTTTCCAAGAGACTCTTGGAACGTGTGTCTATAAATAGGAAAACTATTACACTATCTTTCAGTGGGCCATCTAGTAAATTACTAAAAATCCATGTGAAAGCTGCCTTTTAAATGCATTAGGAATCTACTGCTTTGTCCCTCACCAATTAAAGCCTACTATATTTCATACCTACGTGGAAACATGAACTAGAATTGAAGCTTTCCATTGCCTGGTACAGACTACAGGATGTTTATCCACAATGGAACCTTACTGTTTACTATTCTACTTGTACTCAGATTCACTTTGTGATAAAAATTTCATAATATTACTGAGCAGAAGATTAGCACTTGAGTCAAAACTTGATATGGAATCCGGACCTTCAGAGCCCTGGTGACAATCATACATTATTACTGAGGGCTGAATACTGTGAGCCACTGAGGCCACAGAGCACTGAGCCTGCCAGAGCCTGGTGGGACTGCAACATCAATACATTCCATGTAATTTAATGgtatatattcatttttgctGATGAGCAACATGATACCACATGTATTGCACCTGACCTGCAAAAAGCTCTAACTGACTGCAGTTCATACTGGACATCCTGGCGTACCTGAAAGGTACTGGGGAATGAGGCTGCAGGATGAGCAGTGACATAGCTACTCCCTGAGCCACTGacactccagcactgctgacaaGTCACACAACCTGTCAGTCAGGTATGTGATTAGTCCCTTAGCACAGACACACTGATACTGTTTCCCAGACAGATGGGAGTCAGGAATGCAGCGTATGGATCTGCAGAGCTACAGGGAAGGAAGGTTTTTGTCTAGAGAAGTCATCCTGCAAAATTTTTTAGAGAGATTTTTGTGGCTAGGAAGGAAATCACCAATGGAGATTTGAAATAAGTGTCTCAGACCTTTTTTCAGCAGCATGGACTGAGACAGCAATTATGCCATCAAGCTTTAGGCAGCTTTAGATTACAGCCAATCACACTACATACAGCCTGTCACCTGGCtgcaaaagacaaatatttagaaaaacCTATGTCTAAAGTGTATATTATACAGTCATATCTTACATTGTCCCATATGTACATTGGGAATCTTACCTTCTCTAAGATCTACTAAAACACCCACTGCTGTTAAATACTGATGATTAGGAAGTATATTATCATTCATAGACAGCTATTTAAAAACAACTTACTAAAAATTACTGCTTACAAGTGATATCTTTAACTTTCTTATTATTCAGACTAAATGCACTCTTTAAATGGGCACAGTCTGCTTTTCCTAGCATAATTAGACCACACACAAAGCAAAAACTGTAAGAACTTTTAGATTCTTCTGCTTGGAAAAAGAATCTAGTGGACAATTCTACAACACTACTAATTTTGTGGCAATAATAATATCCAGATTTGATACATTATTATATATTTGATGCAAAATTATAAATGTTTGAAATACTTTGTTAAAATTTAAcgtgccagaaagtttaaattTACCATAGTttacagatttaatttttttaaatccaattTTGCTTATCTTTGCTTGGAGAAAAGCCAATTCATTTCCTAAATACATTTAAACAGCAGGTTAACATAATGCCACAGCTACTAGGATTATGAAAAACTGACATTGATACTATGTTCCC containing:
- the XXYLT1 gene encoding xyloside xylosyltransferase 1 isoform X1; this encodes MAAQRGPARRGWARCPQPAALAAAAAVAVCAFYYLGGGGETFSSATRRLRATPSAPARAGARGLHLLLMFTKAERGPALRDKAQAALRSLLRHGRLGPADTLHLHLVTDGASRDIGLGLLRDLLRGAAFRHQVIVHDVNELTEKLFPIVEAMQKHFSAGSGTYYSDSIFFLSVAMHRIMPKEITQIIQVDLDLKYKTNIRDLFDEFDNFPEGAVIGIAREMQPVYRHTFWQYRRENPQTKVGEPPPDGLPGFNSGVLLLNLEAMRQSKLYNQLLEPTMVQKLTEKYHFKGHLGDQDFFTMVGMEHPELFHVLDCTWNRQLCTWWRDHGYSDVFDQYFQCEGEVKIYHGNCNTPIPED